In Candidatus Nitronauta litoralis, one DNA window encodes the following:
- a CDS encoding NAD(P)H-binding protein produces MRKENILITGATGYIGHSLVQRLTETNFPVHCLVREESVEKLDPKDKTNIRIGDLLDAESLSSVFKGIDIVYYLVHNLDKKDNFEQLEKKAAINFVTAAKKAGVKRIIYLGALGNPEEKDLSPHLKSRKEVGEILRGSGIQVIEFQASIIIGSGSLSFEMVRALSERLPVMIMPKWVSVLAQPICIRDVLEYLVQSIYLETKNNEVFQIGGRDRVTYKDLISTYSIKRGLKRLLIPVPVLTPGLSSLWLALITPLYARVGRKLIESIKSPTIVQDRLASSVFPNIHPMGMEESIEYALREKPIDIKIQGQQAY; encoded by the coding sequence ATGAGGAAGGAAAATATTCTGATAACTGGAGCAACGGGCTACATAGGACACAGCCTGGTACAGCGCCTGACCGAAACCAATTTTCCCGTCCACTGTCTGGTTCGCGAAGAAAGTGTTGAAAAGCTCGATCCCAAAGACAAAACCAATATTCGTATTGGAGACCTTCTCGATGCCGAGAGCCTTTCCTCCGTTTTTAAGGGAATCGACATTGTTTATTATCTGGTCCACAACCTGGACAAAAAAGACAACTTCGAACAACTAGAAAAAAAGGCTGCAATCAATTTCGTTACTGCTGCAAAAAAAGCGGGTGTAAAACGGATCATATATCTAGGCGCTCTTGGTAACCCGGAAGAGAAAGACTTGTCCCCACATTTAAAAAGCAGAAAAGAGGTGGGCGAAATCTTAAGGGGATCGGGAATCCAGGTCATCGAATTCCAGGCTTCCATTATTATTGGTTCCGGGAGCCTTTCGTTTGAAATGGTGCGAGCCCTGTCCGAAAGACTGCCGGTCATGATCATGCCAAAATGGGTCAGCGTTCTGGCCCAACCCATTTGCATACGCGATGTCCTGGAGTATCTGGTGCAATCCATTTATCTGGAAACAAAAAACAACGAAGTGTTTCAGATAGGCGGGCGCGATAGGGTGACCTATAAAGATTTGATCTCTACCTATTCAATAAAACGCGGTTTAAAAAGACTGTTGATTCCTGTTCCAGTCCTCACTCCCGGGCTATCCAGTTTATGGCTGGCTTTGATAACTCCGCTCTATGCACGGGTGGGTAGGAAATTAATTGAAAGTATTAAAAGCCCGACAATCGTGCAGGACCGGCTCGCAAGTTCGGTCTTTCCCAATATCCACCCCATGGGAATGGAAGAGTCTATCGAATACGCACTTAGAGAAAAACCAATTGATATCAAAATTCAGGGGCAACAGGCTTATTAA
- a CDS encoding formylglycine-generating enzyme family protein, producing the protein MNNRKPVRWIAAVLVIGLLAGCGGGFSKKTKPPVAGEHFPQQKTSDLPQNAVEENNESFPEEDVEEKIIAQSLAPPSRPVFQPTSLPTGSPYHPSDLSQLPTTINRTDRSTMVLVPKGSYLVTNARRVSGGPFGNKEALYPVPMPAFYIDQHEITVSQFKRLYSEYDETAFTGGTPCPNCPAMGITLEEAESYCARTGKRLPSEAQWEAAGRGTRNQPYPWGKRFESDRANLSGDKDGSKGPANVGSFPTGASAFGSMDMIGNVWEWVNSGESTVAFKPMLGKTLSDKLEETRSTSVPSRPKRMGLVKGGGYRTTPMVAILSTRHRVPADMRNPTFGFRCVKPHLGN; encoded by the coding sequence ATGAATAACCGGAAACCTGTCAGGTGGATCGCAGCCGTGTTGGTCATCGGTCTTTTGGCTGGCTGCGGTGGTGGGTTTTCCAAGAAGACCAAACCGCCTGTAGCCGGTGAACACTTTCCCCAACAAAAAACAAGCGACCTCCCCCAGAACGCAGTTGAAGAAAACAACGAATCCTTTCCTGAAGAGGATGTTGAAGAAAAAATCATAGCGCAATCCCTAGCGCCCCCATCGCGACCCGTATTCCAACCCACATCACTTCCTACCGGTTCGCCTTACCATCCTTCAGACCTGTCGCAGTTACCGACAACAATCAACCGGACGGATCGCTCTACCATGGTACTGGTACCGAAAGGATCGTATCTTGTTACTAACGCCAGGCGGGTTTCGGGTGGACCCTTCGGCAACAAAGAGGCACTCTACCCCGTGCCGATGCCAGCGTTTTACATCGACCAACACGAAATCACCGTGTCGCAGTTTAAACGTTTATATTCGGAATACGATGAAACCGCTTTTACCGGGGGTACCCCCTGCCCAAACTGCCCGGCAATGGGCATCACTCTGGAAGAAGCGGAATCCTATTGCGCCCGAACGGGCAAGCGGCTGCCATCTGAAGCACAATGGGAAGCCGCAGGACGCGGCACCCGAAACCAACCCTATCCCTGGGGCAAACGGTTCGAATCAGATCGTGCCAACCTCAGCGGCGACAAGGATGGTTCCAAAGGACCCGCCAATGTGGGGTCGTTTCCTACGGGAGCGAGTGCTTTCGGATCAATGGACATGATCGGCAACGTGTGGGAGTGGGTCAATAGCGGAGAATCTACGGTAGCGTTCAAGCCTATGCTGGGAAAAACGCTTTCCGATAAACTGGAGGAAACCCGATCCACATCAGTTCCTTCACGGCCCAAACGGATGGGACTGGTCAAGGGAGGAGGCTATCGGACCACGCCGATGGTTGCGATTCTATCAACTCGGCATCGAGTCCCGGCCGACATGCGCAACCCCACCTTCGGCTTCCGCTGCGTCAAACCGCATCTTGGGAACTGA
- a CDS encoding vitamin B12-dependent ribonucleotide reductase, which translates to MQIPRYFTDTTEKSHGSPRFEERSSKITNADGSVVSEMDKVVVPEGWSQVAVDIMAQKYFRKAGVPAKTRRKVEEGVPEWLCPSEPDNQAMASLSESERFKGEDDSRQVFHRMAGCWAYWGWKEGIFSSEADAKNYYDEMFWLLATQSGAPNSPQWFNTGLNWAYGIEGPPQGHYYTDSETGVTQKSKTAYERPQPHACFIQAINDDLVGEGGIMDLWTHEARLFKYGSGTGTNFSKLRGAGEPLSGGGQSSGLMSFLKIGDRAAGAIKSGGTTRRAAKMVTLDVDHPDIEEYVEWKVKEERKVAALAVGSKICRKHLKAVLAACWAWDNDAERFDIKKNKKLKKALRDACRDYVPENYLFRIIQLGQQDVKDIEFEEFDTNWTSEAYQTVAGQNSNNSVRLTNDFLLAVERDGDWNLIGRTTGKPTKSLKARDLWRSINEASWMCADPGVQFDTTINEWHTCPEGGRINASNPCSEYMFLDDTACNLASINLMRFFDAEACRFDIPAFETACRLWTITLEISVMMAQFPSRSIAQKSFEYRTLGLGYANLGTVLMVSGTPYDSDESQAITGAISSILTGVAYTTSAEIAKELGAFPRYEENSQHMLRVMRNHRRATYNSGSHDYEGVTTLPQAIDPDFCPEYMREAACKAWDKALEMGEKYGYRNAQTTCIAPTGTIGLVMDCDTTGIEPDFALVKYKKLAGGGYFKIINQSVPLALRNLRYTHNQVQDIVAYCVGAGSFENAPGINRESLKEKGFTDTLIEAIECELPKAFDITFAFNKFVLGEDFCKNTLGLSEDRLNALDFNLLKEIGFSEDAIQKANDHVCGTMTIEGAPHLKVEHYPVFDCANKCGKYGKRFIRHEAHIYKMAAAQPFISGAISKTINMPNEATIEEVEKAHMLSWKLMLKGTAVYRDGSKLSQPLNSVAREDFAFDDLDEEEVRQDPVKAARTIVKYIERDVKKGLREKLPMRRRGYTQKSVVGGHKIYLRTGDYDNGDLGEIFIDMHKEGAAFRSLMNCFAIAISLGLQHGVPLEEFVDAFVFTRFEPNGIVTGNDKITMATSIIDYIFRELAITYLGRNDLAQVTQEDLRADALQRGGELLDDDTDYPDGGGEQLDGSDPKLESTSPEPATPGNGNGHGNGNGNGNGHGNGNGHAKGESSATAVMKADTAVVLAKLKGYEGDPCGECGQMTLVRNGTCLKCVSCGATSGCS; encoded by the coding sequence ATGCAAATCCCCCGCTACTTCACAGATACTACAGAAAAATCCCACGGAAGTCCTCGTTTCGAAGAACGTTCTTCCAAAATCACCAATGCAGATGGCTCTGTAGTCTCCGAAATGGACAAGGTGGTTGTGCCCGAGGGCTGGTCCCAGGTAGCGGTCGACATCATGGCTCAAAAATACTTCCGCAAAGCGGGAGTTCCTGCCAAAACCCGGCGCAAGGTTGAAGAAGGGGTTCCGGAATGGTTGTGCCCTTCCGAACCCGATAACCAAGCGATGGCCTCCTTGTCCGAATCGGAGCGATTTAAAGGAGAAGATGATTCCCGGCAGGTGTTCCACCGTATGGCCGGTTGCTGGGCTTATTGGGGCTGGAAAGAAGGTATTTTCTCTTCCGAGGCGGACGCCAAAAACTACTATGACGAAATGTTCTGGCTTTTGGCCACACAGAGTGGAGCCCCCAACTCTCCGCAATGGTTCAACACCGGGCTGAACTGGGCCTATGGTATCGAAGGACCCCCACAAGGCCATTACTACACCGATTCAGAAACTGGTGTCACTCAGAAATCTAAAACAGCCTACGAGCGCCCGCAACCGCATGCATGTTTCATTCAGGCGATTAATGATGACCTTGTAGGCGAGGGCGGCATCATGGATCTTTGGACCCATGAAGCGCGTCTTTTCAAATACGGATCCGGAACGGGCACCAATTTCTCTAAATTGCGGGGAGCAGGTGAACCCTTGTCGGGTGGAGGACAATCGTCCGGTCTGATGAGTTTTCTTAAAATCGGAGATCGCGCTGCCGGTGCGATTAAATCCGGAGGCACAACCCGTCGGGCAGCCAAAATGGTGACTCTGGATGTTGACCACCCGGACATCGAGGAATACGTCGAATGGAAGGTGAAAGAGGAGCGCAAGGTAGCTGCTCTGGCTGTGGGCAGCAAGATCTGCCGTAAACATTTAAAGGCTGTTCTTGCCGCATGCTGGGCCTGGGACAACGACGCCGAGCGGTTCGACATCAAAAAGAACAAGAAACTGAAGAAAGCTTTACGGGATGCCTGCCGTGATTATGTTCCGGAAAACTACCTGTTTCGTATCATTCAACTGGGCCAACAGGACGTCAAGGATATCGAATTTGAAGAGTTCGACACCAACTGGACATCCGAAGCTTATCAAACTGTCGCGGGGCAGAACTCCAATAACTCGGTTCGTCTGACCAACGATTTCCTGCTGGCAGTGGAGCGGGATGGAGATTGGAACCTTATAGGACGGACCACCGGAAAACCGACCAAATCACTTAAGGCCCGTGACCTGTGGCGTAGTATCAATGAAGCTTCGTGGATGTGTGCTGATCCGGGTGTCCAGTTCGATACCACCATTAATGAATGGCACACCTGCCCCGAAGGCGGCCGCATCAACGCGTCGAATCCATGCTCGGAGTATATGTTCCTGGACGATACCGCCTGCAACCTGGCGTCTATCAACCTGATGCGCTTTTTCGATGCCGAAGCCTGCCGGTTCGACATTCCCGCTTTTGAAACCGCTTGCCGGTTGTGGACCATCACTCTCGAAATTTCAGTAATGATGGCTCAGTTCCCGAGCCGATCTATTGCGCAGAAAAGTTTTGAATATCGCACTCTGGGTCTGGGGTATGCCAACCTTGGTACGGTGTTGATGGTATCTGGCACTCCTTACGATTCTGATGAATCGCAGGCTATCACCGGCGCAATTTCTTCAATTCTCACCGGGGTTGCCTATACCACTTCCGCAGAAATAGCAAAGGAACTGGGAGCATTTCCTCGTTATGAGGAAAACAGCCAGCACATGTTACGTGTAATGCGCAACCACCGTCGTGCCACCTACAATTCTGGTTCCCATGATTACGAAGGCGTGACCACACTGCCACAAGCTATTGATCCTGATTTCTGCCCGGAATATATGCGGGAAGCCGCCTGCAAGGCGTGGGATAAGGCTTTGGAGATGGGAGAAAAGTATGGTTACCGAAACGCCCAGACCACCTGTATCGCTCCGACCGGCACGATTGGCCTGGTCATGGACTGCGATACAACGGGGATCGAACCTGACTTTGCGCTGGTCAAATACAAGAAGCTGGCGGGGGGTGGCTATTTCAAAATCATCAACCAGTCCGTGCCTCTTGCGCTTCGCAATTTGCGCTACACCCACAATCAGGTGCAGGACATCGTCGCTTACTGCGTGGGCGCCGGCAGCTTTGAAAACGCGCCGGGTATCAATCGTGAATCGCTCAAGGAAAAAGGTTTCACCGATACATTGATCGAGGCTATTGAGTGCGAACTGCCCAAAGCGTTTGACATCACGTTTGCGTTCAACAAATTTGTGCTGGGTGAAGACTTCTGCAAGAACACGCTGGGCCTGAGCGAGGACCGCCTGAATGCTCTGGACTTCAACCTGCTCAAGGAAATCGGTTTCTCAGAAGACGCGATCCAGAAAGCGAATGATCATGTTTGCGGCACCATGACGATTGAAGGGGCACCGCACTTGAAAGTCGAGCATTACCCGGTATTCGATTGCGCAAACAAATGCGGTAAATACGGCAAACGCTTTATCCGGCACGAAGCGCACATCTACAAGATGGCCGCTGCCCAGCCGTTTATATCCGGAGCGATTTCCAAAACCATCAACATGCCGAATGAAGCTACCATTGAGGAAGTTGAAAAGGCTCACATGTTGTCCTGGAAACTGATGCTGAAGGGCACCGCCGTCTACCGCGATGGGTCGAAGCTCAGTCAGCCGCTCAACTCTGTGGCCCGCGAAGATTTTGCTTTCGACGATCTGGACGAAGAAGAAGTCCGGCAGGATCCGGTCAAGGCAGCTCGAACGATTGTTAAATACATCGAACGGGATGTTAAAAAGGGTTTGCGCGAAAAACTGCCGATGCGCCGCCGGGGGTATACCCAGAAATCGGTGGTGGGCGGACACAAAATTTATCTTCGCACGGGTGATTATGACAACGGAGATCTCGGCGAGATATTCATCGACATGCATAAGGAAGGCGCCGCCTTCCGTAGTCTGATGAACTGCTTCGCGATTGCTATTTCCCTCGGGTTGCAGCACGGTGTCCCGCTGGAAGAATTCGTCGATGCGTTTGTCTTCACCCGCTTCGAGCCAAACGGAATCGTCACCGGCAATGACAAAATTACGATGGCAACTTCGATCATTGATTATATCTTCCGCGAGCTGGCGATTACCTATCTAGGTCGAAATGATCTGGCGCAGGTGACACAGGAAGACTTGCGAGCCGATGCCCTGCAGCGTGGGGGAGAACTCCTCGATGATGACACGGATTATCCGGATGGTGGAGGAGAACAGCTTGATGGATCTGATCCGAAACTGGAATCAACATCTCCTGAACCTGCAACTCCGGGTAATGGCAATGGCCATGGTAACGGAAATGGAAATGGAAATGGTCACGGGAATGGCAATGGGCACGCCAAGGGCGAATCGTCTGCGACTGCTGTGATGAAAGCCGATACCGCAGTGGTGCTGGCAAAATTAAAAGGATACGAAGGCGATCCTTGCGGAGAATGCGGACAGATGACACTGGTCCGCAACGGGACCTGCCTGAAATGCGTTTCTTGCGGTGCGACCTCGGGTTGTTCCTAA
- a CDS encoding tetratricopeptide repeat protein — protein sequence MKPFALIRISIFLLALLLVLPACGSKTRDEYIQEGLVSIEANHVQDAKVAFMQAIDADPKHAEGYYHLGSVFNVQKEYENAVEQFTIAIRIDPTHFDAHYSLGYALEQLGKKTEAEKEYAIFRRLRKMSKKLENKRQQTG from the coding sequence ATGAAACCCTTCGCTCTAATACGCATCTCCATTTTTCTTCTTGCCCTGCTTTTAGTTCTTCCGGCATGCGGTTCAAAAACACGGGATGAATATATCCAGGAAGGATTGGTCTCCATCGAAGCCAATCACGTACAGGATGCAAAAGTCGCTTTCATGCAGGCGATCGATGCTGATCCAAAACACGCCGAAGGCTATTACCATCTGGGCAGCGTCTTTAATGTCCAGAAAGAATATGAAAATGCAGTAGAACAGTTCACCATTGCCATCCGTATCGACCCCACCCATTTCGACGCCCACTACAGCCTCGGGTATGCTCTTGAACAACTTGGAAAAAAAACCGAAGCTGAAAAAGAATACGCTATCTTCAGACGCCTCAGGAAAATGTCCAAAAAACTGGAAAATAAACGGCAGCAAACAGGATGA